From the Ruminiclostridium josui JCM 17888 genome, one window contains:
- a CDS encoding AzlC family ABC transporter permease, with the protein MLTKQEKVLHSKHSALHDFIDGSKQSLPIALGYFPVSFTFGLMAVKGGIPVWIVILISMTNLTSAGQFAGTNLIIAGAGLAEITITTFVINIRYMLMSLSLSQKIVEGIPGYKRWIMSFGITDETFTVAAMQKKDITFSYMTGLEVLPYIGWAAGTAAGAIVCTILPESLQNSMGIALYAMFIALVIPAAKKSKAALIVAGCAIFISSLIKWVPVFSAVSGGWRIIIATFIACTIGAKLFPMEDTANE; encoded by the coding sequence ATGTTAACTAAGCAAGAGAAAGTATTACATAGCAAACACAGCGCATTACATGATTTTATTGACGGTTCAAAACAAAGCCTTCCTATAGCTTTGGGTTATTTTCCCGTATCCTTTACATTCGGGCTTATGGCTGTAAAGGGGGGAATACCTGTTTGGATAGTCATATTAATATCAATGACAAACCTAACTTCGGCGGGACAGTTTGCAGGCACAAACCTGATTATCGCAGGAGCAGGCCTGGCCGAAATTACCATTACAACCTTTGTCATAAATATAAGATATATGCTTATGTCCCTGTCACTATCCCAGAAAATAGTTGAGGGAATACCTGGATATAAGCGTTGGATAATGTCCTTCGGAATAACCGATGAAACCTTTACAGTAGCTGCCATGCAAAAAAAGGACATCACATTTTCCTATATGACAGGACTTGAAGTACTACCCTATATCGGGTGGGCGGCAGGTACTGCAGCGGGTGCTATAGTGTGTACCATACTGCCCGAATCTTTACAAAATTCAATGGGTATTGCTTTATATGCAATGTTTATTGCGCTTGTAATCCCGGCAGCAAAGAAATCAAAAGCTGCTCTGATTGTGGCAGGTTGTGCTATATTTATAAGCTCTCTAATAAAATGGGTACCTGTCTTTTCAGCTGTATCAGGTGGATGGAGAATAATTATAGCCACATTTATTGCATGTACAATAGGTGCAAAGCTTTTTCCAATGGAGGATACGGCAAATGAATAA